The DNA window CCAGAGTATATCTCTGGGGTCTGCAGGGACCCctgttggtaggatgagggtttaATACAGATTTCAGCCATGGATGGTCCTCATAGTACTTTGTTTGCTCTGAAAGTTTCCAACCCAACTACTTAACCTCATAACAGTGCTAGTAATCGCTCCACACAGACCTGTCTCCTTTGAAGAAGTAGGTTTTGGCGACATCCTCCCACCAGACAGCTGTCTCGATACTCTGAGTGGGCATGCCGCTCCCGAACAGCGAGATGTCCTGAGGGTACGAAGGCTGGAGAGTTGTGTCCTTGAAGACCCAGAAACGGTTTCCTAAAATACACACACCAAGTTAGGAGGCTCTGGGACAAAAAAGACATTATCATAAAGATGACCTCAAAAATCGCACCAGACAAAAACACTGCCAGCTCATTCAAGCCTTctgcgtgtgttttttttttccagtgagtCTGTTCATTTCTATTCACATGATTTCAAAGGTCAGATGTATCACCTCGTTTACAAAATATCTGCACAGCAGAAAATCTATGCAGTGTTATCTATAATACAATAAACAGCAAGATGATGCTCTGAAGGCAACTCCGCCGGGACttgttgttttcagttttattgAAGCTATTGTTGCATTTAATTCAGTTTGATCATAAGTGCCTCAGGCAGAGTGAGGAGAGCTGCTGTGGTGGTGTGCTTGCAGTAAGTAGCTAGacgctcacatacacacacacacacacacacacacatgcagttaaGTCCCCTtgagtgaataaataaagcatGAGGCACTCTGATCCCACTGGGTGACAGATGTCATGTTAATCTGCCTGATGGACGGATGGCTGTACTGGACCTGCACCCGTTCTGTTACCGTACACAACGCAAATCAACCTCAGAGTCACCCGCTCAGTCGCTATATGATAAAAGATTATGGTTACATAGACACATTCACTTGTAGTGGTGGTATGCAacaaaattgttattttttgtcattttttacattattgtggtataaaatataataactgCTATATATTTGTAGCTAAGGATAAAGGGTTGAAGGGTAATTTGCTTTAtataaatctatttttattttgttagagACTTTTTCAAATTTTTGTGAATTGACTTGATTtatttacctgaaggccaccgtagttctctgacaggCTCGTGAAactggtaacgtgagccgcagagtgcaaaaccgtggtaccgccagcctccgtctgacttctgttgctcttaggtagtgttattatggtaaggatgagcgaggcgaacggcgttatcacggttttacactcggaAAGGTGTAGTGAGCAGAGGGGTCTTCAGTTGCaacactagatgtcgccaaatcctacacactgtacctttatttttttttttaaattaaaggtgCCATGTCGAATTTTCTTGTAAACAcacaaaagttatgtttacattcagtgttttcaCCAAAATGCATTGTGTGTCTAACAAATTATGTTGAATgaatttccttcctcataaaacaaagctgttttgtgtaaaatattttaaatcctgCGTTATGTTTATATCCATGTTTGCTAGCTAGCAGtctccttctttctcctttGTTGGTGCATTGCTACATTTCTTGGTGTGTTACCACCAATTGTCAAGCAGCAAAATAGTGTGAAACCGGTGACACAAATGCATATCACATCGCCCGTTTGCTTTCACGTGTGGATGTGCATCATAGTGCATTTGTAGAATATTAACAAAATGGGTACCCACTCGTAAAAACGTAACTCTATAGCACCACTGGTGGCCAAATattccacagggtacctttaataaattaaagaactgaaaaaaaatgaaaattctTTTGCTTTTATTACCTTTGAAAAAGACGAACTTCCCTTCGCTATTTTCATACACGGCATCAATTTTGGGAGGCAGGCCTTTCCAGAAGTAGTTGATCTGCATGGGGTAGCCAGGGACTACTGAGTTGTCTCGTACCCTCCAAAACCACTGGTCCTATAGAAACAGATATGGtagaatcatcatcatcatcccaaACTGCTTTAAACCCAGCAGCCGTGTTCACTCAAGCTGATGATCTACTCTACCTTGAACACAAAAAGCTCCTGCCGGAGGATGGCCAGGGTGTTGAAGCCTCCATCGCAGATGTTGGGTTTGGAGTTGGGGTTGGAGGGCTTGGCCCCCTGCGGAGGGCGATGGGGTCTGGCATGGCGGTCATGCTTACGGGGGTCTGAGGGAGGGTGGAAGCGAGGAGGAGGGACCGTGGGAGGGGGCCTGGTAGGCTGCGGTGCTCTATCTGGTGGACCTAAAAATACCAAAAATTCAGTATTTGTAAGATGTAACTATTTCTTTGTCCACATTGAGACATTTAATACGTTTTCTGACCAATGCACCTTTTAATGTTGGCACAGATAATTTGTTAGATGACTCATGTTGCTTAGCTGTTGGCTGTCTTCTTTAACAGCTGACAAATGCTGCTTACTGGCAATCAACCCAATATAACTGGATGGTGCAGCAGCAATAGTGACTAAGTCATTGCAGGGTTTCAGTATTAATATTACTTTGTAATATGGCTTCAAAAAAGTTTTGGAACAATATAATGCATATGTAACATTGCTCTAAATAATTACTTTCTAGCTGCTAGAATTTacagaaaacatagttatgtgTCTTTGTTTAGAGGTACTAACATATGGAAGGGTTACCATAGACCAGAGGGTTACCATAGATTTTCTGGATGCCCTGCAGGTCATCGTGAGGTAGTTTGAAGTTCTCTGTGTCCATGTACTGGTAGAAAGGAGCCATGATGGCGGTGGGGTCGTTGGAGTGTTCCAGGCCGAGGGCGTGGCCCAGCTCATGCACCGCAACCAAGAACAGGTCGTTACCTGGAGAGTGGGGGAAGACGGCATTGTTAATGCAAAAACCCTCCCATCATATTCTTTCACACATATATACGGGCATGTGGGGTCTTTTCCTTTGTCGTTGGAGCTGCAAACAACTGGTTTCTATGGAGGCGGAGGTGCAAATATCCATTGTAACTGATGGCAGTGTGGGTGgaatagaccttttcaaacttgacaacataaacattttaaatgggcccctttgtatgTCCcattgttaatgcagtagctgacaggaagtaatcttggaccaaaactgttgccctagcaacagagtGGCAATGAAAAGATCTATATGgcatacagtacaatacatacagtacttaATAAGAGGTGGATAAGAATGAATGTGACTCTATGTGTGCCGTgatgagaaagaagaagaaaacacaccCATGCACAGGCACACTCATTAACACAAGAGACAGtgataaacaaacacatcactaaGAAATAAGTTAATATGGACATCGCGGTTTTTTTACAATTACTGAGCATCTACTTTATTTAGCCAACTATATATTTCATAAATTATTGTTTTCCCACTGAAGCTGAGCTCATGGCTAAAATGTGGAATCATTCCAAGAGATGGGAAGATGAGACATGTGGGAGCATACGTAGCGTAGGCACAATAAATTCAAGCTCCTCTCATGTCTTGTAGTGACTACTTTTATTAGTCAGAATCAACCAGAAAATAAACCAACAACAAGTTTGATCATCAGTTAACCATTTAAGACATTTATCAAGCAGAGAGTGTGAAATATTTGTTTGTTCCAGGCTCTTACATATGAGAATTTGCTTCTTTCTCAGGTTTACGGTATGTCATTGTAAATTGcagcacgaaaaggcgtattaATGGGACGATAATGTGCAAAGCATTTAGCATGTactaagaacgcctttcttacGTAAGGTGTgtaatttgtacgccatgtagtctgtactgactgcaatgtaaacgctccttttaaccaggagaccgctgttttgttttctaagttacattagtgacatttgtgacatgttttccgtattTATGTTACgtttatgttacgttgtttacgtacttattttaagcccaatcatggtgtttttcctaaacctaactaagtgtttttttgcctaaacctgactgctgtagttttgttgcgtggcataCAAACACGACATGCGAAAAGCCTTACATGCGTCCTCATGACGCacagaatgtctgtgtaatgtcgtgtcatttatacgccttcctgtgagaccgggttggtaaATTGACTAccattggcttttggactgttgattgGACACAACTGAGCAATTctttgatattttatagacaaatCATTGAACACATAATTGACAAATAACAGGTTGATTAACAATGCAAATAATCATTACTTGCAGCTCTCAGCTCTCTCaacttttaatcttttatttagATTATTGGAGGTAAATGAAAGGgcacttttcctttttttttactccgtAAGAGAAGATACGCCCCATGTGAGTCACAGCTCACAGCGGGACACACACTCACGTTGCTGCCCAGGGCGCCAGAGAACAGTGAAAATACAAACATTCATATAATGCACCTGAACACATACCAATGTCGGCATAGCAAGAGGAAACATTGTGGGTCTAGTTCGTatcacattcaaacacacacagacaaataaaacaagaaaaatggCACAGTCAGTGTCTATGGTCAGCACTCAGCTCATAGTGTCAACCTGATTTAGAGAGAAGTACACCATTTATGTACAGCTTGTGACTGAAGCTGTCCCCAGGAGATTGTTGCCCTTTAAAACATGATATCCACTCCTGCCAGCAGCACTGCGCAGACCAACCACTGACCCTCAGCCAGCAGCTAAAAGGTTACACCTCCCCCTCCCCCATTTATCTAACACAACCGGCCTCTTCCACCAAACCAAAAATGTCCCATAAAGACTCCCAGGAGACAGGTCCGAGCTACCATTAGCGCACATGTCAACATGCAACATTTACAATTACATCGCTGTGAAAGCCCATTAAAGGTTGCACAGCTTCCCAGACACATAAGCAGAGACAGGAGCTTTTCAGAAGCAGCCTCAGCACTCCACATGGATAACCATGGGACACTGCGCAAGGGTGAACATGAATTTGACTTGGGAGTCTGAGACAATTACCATTGGAGTAAGAGAACaaaagagagaggtagagggagGGGAGCTGATGGGTGGCAAGCAGTTTCCCAGAACAAACACAATGTGAGCCGTTACCCTCCTCTTCCACTAATGGGAGGATAGAATGTAAGCGTATGGCACATGGGTATTAGCGGAGCAGCCTGGTGGTGCTCTGACAAGCCTGGCGCCCTGTAGGTAGGGTAATTAAAGTCTGTGTGGATGCTTGACTAAGAAAGGcatctcatctccctctctagGATGCCGCACCCTGCTAGAATTCACATTGGCAGGGTGGTCCACATTACAAGATATGTGGGCCActgttacagtatattttataatataatccACAGTAACGTAACTTGATCTATCATAACATTATCCAAAATAACACAACACGCcacaacataatataacatcacatcacatgagATGACCCACACTAACTAACATAACTTAagataatataacataacataatgtaACCCATAGTAACTAACGGAACTTAACCTAATAAAcccataataatatatcataacataacataatatgatATAACCCATACTAACTAACCTAACTTAACCTATTATACCCATAATAACCTAACGtaatgtaacgtaacgtaacgtaacgtaacgtaacctAATAGTCTATACccataataacataacataacgtaACAGAACATAAAGTAACATAACATAATGTAACAGAACATAATATAACCCACAGTAAATAACGGAGCTTAAACTAATATACCCATGATAATATatcataacataatataatgaaACCCATATTAACTAACCTAACTAAACTTATATAcccataataatatatcataacataatataattaaaCCTATACTAACTAACCTAACTTAACTTAATATAcccataacaacgtaacataacgtaacgtaacgtaacgtaacgtaacgtaacccATCCTAACTAACCTAACTTAACCTAATAGCCTATACCTataataacgtaacataacataacgtaacataacaaaacaaaacataacataacgtaacataacatatcataacaaaaccaaacaaaaccaaacataacgtaacgtaacgtaacgtaacgtaacgtaacgtaacgtaacgtaacgtaacgtaacgtaatagaacgtaatgtaacataacataacataacataacataacatgatATAACCCTCTCAAAATAGCCTATAATAAGGGTGAGTTTATTTCCAGTcttttcttatttatatatatgaataagCTAAAATATAATTAAGGTCAGAATGAATTTAGAAAAATGCTGCTCAAGTTGCTGTGTGGTATGCTAGCACCAGGGTTTACATGTGCAGCAGCTAAGAGGATTGAATGTATAGTAATCTCgaacagtgttgccagatcagatTTACAGTTTACAGCCAGATCACAACTTAAAAATCCATCCAATTCAATAAAACCATTCCAAATTACAACCCTTCGAGAAACACTTGTTAAAGCATAAAACCATTACATGTGcaatagaaaacacatcataagcATACAAAGCTTCATATCTGCATCAAATAACCAAAGAGAAAATGTTAGATAAACAGGCTATCACAACCCACAAAGAGTGCAGTCAGACAGCCAAAAACACAAATTCCCATGCCAATGTCAATGACGATGACGCCAAGGTAAGTAGGCTCTATCCCTAATGATGATTGAAGAGATCGTTTCAATGGAATTACatcgctaggcaacagcttgggtccatgtttacttcctgtcacctaatgtcattcacatacactgcaacaggaaataagctGTGACACATTTGGACTGTTTATGTTTACAACTGTGACATGGTCTATGCAATTCAtgtcaatcaaatatttctcaaattaaatgagtcaataaTATGACTGAGAGGACACAACAAAGTTTACTGAATTTTTGTATCTATGTTTTTGATACCATACAATGACAGCACAACGCTATTTTTCCAAACTTAATCAAAAGCATTAATTTGGATTTTAGAGTGATATTAGTTCCAGATCTggtaatattttcatttagaaGAGAATAACCAAATGTTGTCCTGTTTAtgtaggttgttttttttttgcacttgatGATTTGTGAGAGAAAGCGACTGGTCGTTGGATAAACTACGGACTAGCAGAGGACGAGCAAGGAGAAGAGCAGAGGACGCACAGCGGGTGTGCAGAGGAGCGTCTCACCAGTCGAGAGGACTGATTCTCTCCCCCATCTCCATCACATCGTATACAGATAAGTGCTGCGATCGCACCACTCTCCATTTAAAGGGAAACAACACACTACCCAGGTAGATGAACATTGGTTTTATTTCATTaggtttgttattttttcagaactctgaattgtttgttttgtttatttttgtcctCAACCTGAGCTGGTTGAAGGGACAAGGAAAAGATGGTGAGTTTCCCAGCTTAAATCCCAAAAGAACAGGGAACCATATTATGTTTAGTgtaaccgttttataaatgCCGGTTGTATGTTCTGAGTAATCTAAGCAGGTGTTCATATGTTTTCATTCCTCTACTCCTCCTTCAGAAGTACTTAGGTTGAAGGTAgggtgtagcatttcgggggatctattggcagaagtagaataaaatattaataagtatgttttctttagtgtgtaatcacctgaaaattaagaatcattgtttagttagcttagaatgagccgtttatatctacagagGGAGCACTTCCTCCTCAcacagccatgtttctacagtagcacagaacggacaaaccaaacattggctggccagttggttgcaatctgcaacctcaccgctagatgtcgccaaaatCTACACACTAGCGCTTGTGCTTATATCACTCCATAGCGTGCTAAGGAAGTGCTTGCAATAACATAACATCATATCacattattttcacattttgtaaTGGCATGGATATACACTTTTCTGTCTTCTGTCACCTCTCTTGAAGCATACCACTGAGCTAAATTCACTAAAAACAGAATAGCCATAATCATGTGCCAGCAACCAATGTCTTAAAATAGCAGAGAGTTCTATCATCTCAAGAGCTTATTATGCTGAAAAAAACACCCTCAAAATCCTGACAGATGGGTTGATGTGACTTTACAGAGCACAGCCCGATCAAAAGACATCTCTGCGTTCTTTGTTTTTGGTTAAGCATCCCTCATACCCTGCCCTGTGATACCATCTTATATTGCCCTCCTGCCAAGCCATCTGTATTTCCAGTTTTTGCTTTCCATCCATCCTTATCTGTCTCTCCTGATGACTGCGCTTTTCTTCTGTTTCTCAAATCTTTCCTCATTCCTTCCACACCCCTTTACGTGTTTACCTACCTGCCAACATTCTGCATTTAACAACATTTCTTTCTCTACTTTCTTCCCTAATCTTAATctcctttttttataatatcctttcctctctcctgctgTAGCTTCTCCTTACTTTTTCTTTCCTCACTCCTTTACCTGTGGCTCTTTGTAGCCTTGTCTTACCTCTTACCATcacctcattctctctctctctagatttaggttTAAACCCACGTTTTCTTTCACATACCGTCATGGTTGGGGTTCCCCAGGGTCCAGGGCTCATCAGAGTCAAAGTGCGTGTCCCCTCCTATGCCTGGGCCCGGGAAATAGGCGTGGGCTAGGAATCCGCCCTCCCCGTCGAAGGGTGAGCTGTCACCGTGGAAACCCGAAGCGAAGATGATGGTGATGTCCACGTCACGCCTGCCAGTCTCCAGCGCGCTGTATGGAACGGCCTCAAAGCGTAAGGGAGTCACACCCTGCCACACGTCAAACGCCCGCCGGATGGCATCGTGAGTCTCCCGGGCGCCCACCTTTggtgtgacattttttatgctgtGGGAGGAAAGAAAGCAAACAGATTTGAAAAAGCTGCAGAGAGGTAGAGGCTGAGAAAATGCCCTGTAGGTTGTAGTTTACACTTTGTGTTCATAGCCGTgaaaaattccatactaacatagTATTAAATACGCTAAaatagtatgtgagatttttttagtatgtccgaaaccttagtatgaaaccaatagtacgcgaattgcatactatttaccatgaaatattacagtatgcaaacactgtACACTTTGGCGGCATAAATATACCATAATACAATGCGGTAGTAATGACAACGTTAATAACAGACATCGGCAGACAGCCACTTTGCTATATGTGTAAATTAGtcaaattagttcagactttatgattctCAAAAATCCTTGTTTGGTCACATGAGATTGGCAcgtgttaccatggttacccgTCTCCATCTGCCACGGAGGCTCTCAGGGAGTGACGTggtaatagagtggtgcaggaatgaattttaaaatatggaaatgagttagcattttagcacttccggttccctcgtctggaagtcaatgggttatttgaatgggtttttagttagatgcctgaaataaggtctgtggttaatacAAGCGttagagattttaacgttttgttctacgatattaaaccagtcagtaaacatcccactcgtgaattttgaagcctttatatgtctttaaaaaggcggttgctaacgtGCTTCGTTGCGTATACTCGCCCTCATGCGACCGtgctgtagtttgtttatagcctaacgttagctttttacttgtgacgattgcattcatgcttcaagaaaaaaaaaaagtggtgttcatttatgaagattattttacggaacaaaacgtgtaagtatcagaaacgtttgtttgccacagagcttattttctgcaataatccaaaacccaatggaacaaaaatacatcatccctggagcactctattacaGTTCAttgtgtccgaaaagatacatactactgtttattcacacaaaagtatgttgaacgatagtacacatattgagtacgTAGTTCATAGTATGCGTCTACAGACACAGCCTTGGATGCAGATGGTTCCGCAGTCACACATTAGTTTAAACTACAGGGAACAAAACATTCAGCAGaagcagaaataaaatatataccgAGGCAACCCCGTGCATCGTTATCCCATTAATTTTGAGtgaacattttttacttttcaaaatgaggagacactaaaaaaaaagttgcacttgacaCAACTATTTCAAGCCCGGCAGCTTTTACTGAACTTTTAACACAGCAGTCGTTATCAGTCCCGAGCAGGCAGAGAGGAATGGGAaatcttctccctctctctgcactcATTTTCGTGAATAAAGtgcagtcagcagcagcactggCTCAGCACTGATTGACATTCCATTAGGAGAGGTGGCTCATCAATTCAAATTCGTGGAGGAAAGGAAGGATTTGAATAAATTGACAGTGTTATCGTCTATTACTGCTGTAACCTGTCAATTTGCAGTTGTGCCAGAGACCCGTTTATCAGTTCCTCCTCAGAACCTATTAAAAGCTGGAGCTTAATCAGGCCAGATAAGATGagagtttgaatatttctgctgaGATTACGGACAATTTACACTCAGGATTTTATACGAGGGAGAGCAAAGCCTTCAATCTTCATGCTACTCAGctaaaattgtttttgttttatgaaaagAATAAATTcgaggaggatttaagaactgcCTGATCCCATTTTTCATTCTGCCAGCAAGCTATTTATAACCTGGAAAGTAAACATACTCACAGCACACATGGGCGCATTTATGTGTGAATCTGAATGTGTGATGTTGATGATATTTGTGTGCGTGTCTGCCCCCGTATGTGACGTATTTGCGCGGTCTCTATGACAACACGGAGCATGTGATCCCAGGTGGTtaaaagaggaggagatgagagacagagagctgagAAAATGAACACTGGCACATCTGAAACCTACAATAAGCGCCGCTAAGCTCAATGGTCGCCATGACAACTGCCTCCACTATCTCTCACCTGTAGGTGATGTGTGCACGCTGCCACCTCTGTCCTGTCAGCGCGTATCTCCGCTTCCGTGACCTCGCAGCACTTTTGAATTTGTCCGGAACGCCACAGCGAGGCTTTTGCATCCAACtttaaagaagagaagaagaagagaagctCAAGTTTGCTGAATAAAAGTCGGGAGGAAAATCACCATCGCAAGACAACACAAAGCACTGAAGTGAACTCAGCAGTTCTCTTCCTGACAGCAgcaaaataaagaagcaaaataGCACTAAAACTACTCCAGACTACAGTCATTGATTCAAGTGTGGGATTAAATTCTAAATGAGGGTTGAGTGGAAATCAAGTTTCATGTTTTCTCATTCATACCACATCAGATTATCACAagtactgaacacacacacacacacacacacacacacactgtaatagGCAAATTCTCACCTCAGCGTGATATCACTGCATCATCATGCAAaatgagaagaaagaaaagtgttAAAACTTTCACCTGAGGTCGTTTCAGAGAGACGAGGTGATGGGGGGTGAAATGAACATCTCTATTTCTGTCCCTCGCTAATTCATTGAAATATTGATAGCCATTCCttctgcattttttaaatgaatgagcGGAGCATTTGCATTAATGTGACATTGATGGCCTGCATGGTGAAAGTACATGTGCACCTCAGCTGGTAGTTTGTACTAGTACTTGTGTGTATACTCACTCCTTGGTTTTCTCATCCAGTGTCCCTGTGACATTGAGACCATAGACGCGCTGCATGGCAGCAATGGCTGAGTGCATGGTTTGGGCCGAGCGCAGGACGGACATTCCCGGTTCTGTGCGGGGAAGGTAGCCATACCTCTGTAGCCATCCCTGCAAGGGGGGAAGAAGGAGAAGATTTAGGCCttcatattgtgattttaaagaggacctatttctACTaaagcatgtttacatgctgcaatgttcaaaaaacgctttatttttctgctgtgctgcagcacctctcttcactctgtttgagctcctgcccacccaaaaagcccagtctgctctgattggtcagctgtccCACTCAGTTGTGATTcatcaactgaaccaaactcttcggactccgctccaactacctttgtttgagggcgtgccaaactagccgctagtgaggtattatgcaaatgtattacctGGTGACATCCAGTGGGAAAactgaagccaatgcagaagtgccttaaacttgcattatttctaatagccagcagggggcgactcctctggttgcaaaaagaagtctgattgtatagaagtctatgagttaatgagcctacttctcacttgatttattacctcagtaaacattgtaaacatgagtttatggtctcagtcgctagtttcaagtcttcttcaatacacatgatgttcatttagtaaattatggtctcatttagagtcaaatagatgataaagcagggtatgctttaaggcgtggctacccttgtgattgacaggtcgctaccacggcgttgtccagtctggaagttgtccatgttttcgtcttacaactttaaccctttcacagtgtgttttcagttcatgaaagttaattataacatttttggtcgcctaaaaaccgtcttattcagtgtttggttgtacttagctccaccctctattgtcacttctggttgtaaatAACCAAGatgcgatggccaaaatgccaaacttgaggcttcaaaacagcagtccacaaaccgattGGTGATGTCACTAca is part of the Sebastes umbrosus isolate fSebUmb1 chromosome 12, fSebUmb1.pri, whole genome shotgun sequence genome and encodes:
- the mmp16b gene encoding matrix metalloproteinase-16 isoform X4 codes for the protein MTLVSSSKRKPSDCFYAAAFCLHFLLWVSCAVSGEEDHQFSVEGWLQRYGYLPRTEPGMSVLRSAQTMHSAIAAMQRVYGLNVTGTLDEKTKDDITLSWMQKPRCGVPDKFKSAARSRKRRYALTGQRWQRAHITYSIKNVTPKVGARETHDAIRRAFDVWQGVTPLRFEAVPYSALETGRRDVDITIIFASGFHGDSSPFDGEGGFLAHAYFPGPGIGGDTHFDSDEPWTLGNPNHDGNDLFLVAVHELGHALGLEHSNDPTAIMAPFYQYMDTENFKLPHDDLQGIQKIYGPPDRAPQPTRPPPTVPPPRFHPPSDPRKHDRHARPHRPPQGAKPSNPNSKPNICDGGFNTLAILRQELFVFKDQWFWRVRDNSVVPGYPMQINYFWKGLPPKIDAVYENSEGKFVFFKGNRFWVFKDTTLQPSYPQDISLFGSGMPTQSIETAVWWEDVAKTYFFKGDRYWRYNEDMRTMDPGYPKPITIWKGIPDSPQGAFVDKANGMAALNSFTYFYKGKEYWKFNNQLLRVEPGYPRSILRDFMGCDGLPADPDWDWNPPAVEERHYDNGDVDVVIKLDSAGGTEKAVAIAIPCVLALCMMVLLYTVFQFRRKSTQRHILYCKRSMQEWV
- the mmp16b gene encoding matrix metalloproteinase-16 isoform X1 yields the protein MTLVSSSKRKPSDCFYAAAFCLHFLLWVSCAVSGEEDHQFSVEGWLQRYGYLPRTEPGMSVLRSAQTMHSAIAAMQRVYGLNVTGTLDEKTKDDITLSWMQKPRCGVPDKFKSAARSRKRRYALTGQRWQRAHITYSIKNVTPKVGARETHDAIRRAFDVWQGVTPLRFEAVPYSALETGRRDVDITIIFASGFHGDSSPFDGEGGFLAHAYFPGPGIGGDTHFDSDEPWTLGNPNHDGNDLFLVAVHELGHALGLEHSNDPTAIMAPFYQYMDTENFKLPHDDLQGIQKIYGNPLVYGPPDRAPQPTRPPPTVPPPRFHPPSDPRKHDRHARPHRPPQGAKPSNPNSKPNICDGGFNTLAILRQELFVFKDQWFWRVRDNSVVPGYPMQINYFWKGLPPKIDAVYENSEGKFVFFKGNRFWVFKDTTLQPSYPQDISLFGSGMPTQSIETAVWWEDVAKTYFFKGDRYWRYNEDMRTMDPGYPKPITIWKGIPDSPQGAFVDKANGMAALNSFTYFYKGKEYWKFNNQLLRVEPGYPRSILRDFMGCDGLPADPDWDWNPPAVEERHYDNGDVDVVIKLDSAGGTEKAVAIAIPCVLALCMMVLLYTVFQFRRKSTQRHILYCKRSMQEWV
- the mmp16b gene encoding matrix metalloproteinase-16 isoform X6, whose amino-acid sequence is MTLVSSSKRKPSDCFYAAAFCLHFLLWVSCAVSGEEDHQFSVEGWLQRYGYLPRTEPGMSVLRSAQTMHSAIAAMQRVYGLNVTGTLDEKTKDDITLSWMQKPRCGVPDKFKSAARSRKRRYALTGQRWQRAHITYSIKNVTPKVGARETHDAIRRAFDVWQGVTPLRFEAVPYSALETGRRDVDITIIFASGFHGDSSPFDGEGGFLAHAYFPGPGIGGDTHFDSDEPWTLGNPNHDGNDLFLVAVHELGHALGLEHSNDPTAIMAPFYQYMDTENFKLPHDDLQGIQKIYGPPDRAPQPTRPPPTVPPPRFHPPSDPRKHDRHARPHRPPQGAKPSNPNSKPNICDGGFNTLAILRQELFVFKDQWFWRVRDNSVVPGYPMQINYFWKGLPPKIDAVYENSEGKFVFFKGNRFWVFKDTTLQPSYPQDISLFGSGMPTQSIETAVWWEDVAKTYFFKGDRYWRYNEDMRTMDPGYPKPITIWKGIPDSPQGAFVDKANGFTYFYKGKEYWKFNNQLLRVEPGYPRSILRDFMGCDGLPADPDWDWNPPAVEERHYDNGDVDVVIKLDSAGGTEKAVAIAIPCVLALCMMVLLYTVFQFRRKSTQRHILYCKRSMQEWV
- the mmp16b gene encoding matrix metalloproteinase-16 isoform X3 produces the protein MTLVSSSKRKPSDCFYAAAFCLHFLLWVSCAVSGEEDHQFSVEGWLQRYGYLPRTEPGMSVLRSAQTMHSAIAAMQRVYGLNVTGTLDEKTKDDITLSWMQKPRCGVPDKFKSAARSRKRRYALTGQRWQRAHITYSIKNVTPKVGARETHDAIRRAFDVWQGVTPLRFEAVPYSALETGRRDVDITIIFASGFHGDSSPFDGEGGFLAHAYFPGPGIGGDTHFDSDEPWTLGNPNHDGNDLFLVAVHELGHALGLEHSNDPTAIMAPFYQYMDTENFKLPHDDLQGIQKIYGNPLVYGPPDRAPQPTRPPPTVPPPRFHPPSDPRKHDRHARPHRPPQGAKPSNPNSKPNICDGGFNTLAILRQELFVFKDQWFWRVRDNSVVPGYPMQINYFWKGLPPKIDAVYENSEGKFVFFKGNRFWVFKDTTLQPSYPQDISLFGSGMPTQSIETAVWWEDVAKTYFFKGDRYWRYNEDMRTMDPGYPKPITIWKGIPDSPQGAFVDKANGFTYFYKGKEYWKFNNQLLRVEPGYPRSILRDFMGCDGLPADPDWDWNPPAVEERHYDNGDVDVVIKLDSAGGTEKAVAIAIPCVLALCMMVLLYTVFQFRRKSTQRHILYCKRSMQEWV